The Borrelia coriaceae genome includes a window with the following:
- a CDS encoding DUF1506 family protein, whose product MMTHNNSIRTRLASLASRVISYFKNEETLKLYKGTYAYLEDLSDYQLTYDKDKFQEFTGVFFSIESDELTNLYDSNLYDIKSLHKLYTTSNLDFELKDRISDSNMFYEIVSIDSSIGYLTILLKAIEWK is encoded by the coding sequence ATGATGACACATAATAATAGTATTAGAACTAGACTAGCAAGCTTAGCATCAAGAGTAATCTCTTACTTTAAGAATGAAGAGACACTTAAGCTATATAAAGGCACTTATGCTTATTTAGAAGACTTATCAGATTATCAGTTGACATATGATAAGGATAAATTTCAAGAGTTTACGGGTGTATTTTTTAGTATAGAATCAGATGAACTTACAAATTTATATGATTCCAATCTTTATGATATAAAGTCGCTTCATAAACTTTATACTACATCCAATTTAGATTTTGAACTTAAAGATAGAATATCAGATTCTAATATGTTTTATGAAATAGTCAGTATTGACTCTAGTATTGGCTATCTTACTATCCTTTTGAAGGCAATAGAATGGAAATAG
- a CDS encoding DUF764 family protein translates to MILNIKVIHTCLLDYLKSFKEVIKNLGINLDIIHTYNHPYMSKHTTKLENICAVKFENIDNLLIPNSRCGEFYSNVNEFSLHFQIFILSQVINSQDRDSYYTMLQIYSLLTDFIYENTCKLTLEQEEDDKYSVQVNLYIYPTTNMQNSGLIKINSNYSNVAYCCSQNFKANAQIIQKLKEANIATRHN, encoded by the coding sequence GTGATACTCAATATTAAGGTTATACATACTTGCCTACTAGATTATCTAAAAAGTTTTAAAGAAGTCATTAAGAACTTAGGAATAAACTTAGACATAATTCATACATATAATCATCCATACATGTCTAAACACACTACCAAGCTTGAGAATATATGTGCAGTTAAATTTGAAAATATAGATAACTTATTAATACCAAATTCAAGATGCGGTGAATTTTACTCTAATGTAAATGAGTTTAGTTTGCATTTTCAAATATTTATTTTAAGTCAAGTTATAAATTCTCAAGATAGGGATTCATATTACACCATGCTTCAAATTTATAGTTTGTTAACTGATTTTATTTATGAGAATACTTGTAAGTTAACACTAGAACAAGAAGAAGATGATAAATATTCAGTTCAAGTTAACTTATATATCTATCCTACAACAAATATGCAAAACAGTGGACTTATTAAAATTAATTCCAATTATAGCAATGTTGCTTATTGTTGTAGTCAAAACTTTAAAGCTAATGCACAGATTATACAAAAATTAAAGGAGGCTAATATTGCCACAAGACACAATTAA
- a CDS encoding DUF3890 domain-containing protein, giving the protein MSSELQTLHSKILNLLNLNEEVLSFTQFETYTELLEMIITTKGINADMLTSSHLILLLYYYIGCKLNQAGVIREFDFNRIKNEKINELEISYYPIGNESNANTSFCSQFESLLSSLKIQTTNPPCCIGILK; this is encoded by the coding sequence ATGTCATCAGAATTGCAAACACTTCATAGTAAGATACTAAATTTACTTAATTTAAATGAAGAAGTATTGTCATTTACTCAGTTTGAAACTTATACAGAATTACTTGAGATGATAATAACTACCAAAGGAATTAATGCTGACATGCTTACCTCCTCACATCTGATATTACTACTTTATTACTATATAGGTTGTAAACTAAATCAAGCCGGTGTGATACGTGAATTTGATTTTAACCGTATCAAAAATGAGAAGATTAATGAGCTTGAAATTTCATATTATCCTATTGGTAATGAATCTAATGCAAACACAAGCTTTTGTAGTCAGTTTGAATCTTTACTTAGTAGTCTTAAAATCCAAACAACTAATCCACCTTGTTGTATAGGAATCCTCAAATGA